From a single Populus nigra chromosome 18, ddPopNigr1.1, whole genome shotgun sequence genomic region:
- the LOC133678968 gene encoding uncharacterized protein LOC133678968: protein MGNCQAIDAATLVIQYPSGKAENFYWPVSASEVMKMNPGHYVALLLSTNLYPTNNNGECPANTTANNTPLRVTRIKLLRPTDTLVLGHVYRLITSQEVMKVLCAKKQAKLKKNEPGSEEKPERVKEKQGSGLDTKARRSEQQKENQVTKNERSRPKTTTSTNSAAIARSRAWQPSLRSISEAGSGS from the exons atggggaATTGTCAAGCCATAGATGCAGCAACACTAGTGATTCaatacccaagtggaaaagcaGAGAACTTTTATTGGCCTGTGAGTGCTAGTGAGGTTATGAAGATGAACCCTGGTCACTATGTTGCTCTTCTCCTCTCCACCAACTTGTATCCAACCAATAACAATGGAGAATGCCCCGCCAACACCACCGCTAACAATACTCCTTTGAGGGTCACACGAATTAAGCTTCTTAGACCTACTGATACTCTTGTTCTTGGCCATGTTTATAGACTCATTACCAGTCAAG AGGTTATGAAAGTTTTATGTGCAAAAAAACAAGCTAAGCTGAAGAAAAATGAGCCGGGATCCGAAGAGAAACCTGAGAGGGTGAAAGAAAAGCAGGGATCAGGACTGGATACAAAAGCTAGACGATCTGAACAACAGAAGGAAAATCAG GTGACCAAAAATGAAAGAAGCAGACCGAAGACGACAACATCAACCAACTCTGCTGCCATAGCCAGATCAAGAGCATGGCAACCCTCATTACGAAGCATTTCAGAGGCTGGCAGTGGCAGCTAA